A genomic stretch from Malus domestica chromosome 15, GDT2T_hap1 includes:
- the LOC103442659 gene encoding N-acylphosphatidylethanolamine synthase-like, with the protein MGRRIMEWAARSDYMGGIPRKMVITAVGGLAKVVVSLLNSTTVHNADTLLRLVRSRPNGVPLVTVSNHMSTMDDPFLWGFKGFPSTDANLARWVLAAEDICFKNSVFSYFFRLGKCIPITRGGGIYQEHMNEALERLSEGSWLHTFPEGKVYQEDAPIRRLKWGAASLIARAPVTPIVLPIVHTGFEQVMPEKFFRGKRPPFPLWNKRIKIIVGEPMELDLPEMRRMATSLSRNTSHSTRGWPSTCPGGLDEAAQKHLYSAISEKIQNVMERLRLFAKSFSKSKDQNLCKHK; encoded by the exons ATGGGTCGAAGAATCATGGAATGGGCTGCCCGGTCCGATTACATGGGCGGCATTCCGAGGAAGATGGTGATCACGGCGGTGGGGGGTCTGGCGAAGGTCGTCGTCTCCCTCCTCAACTCCACCACCGTCCACAATGCCGACACCCTTCTCCGTCTGGTCCGGTCTCGGCCTAATGGGGTCCCACTCGTCACTGTCAGCAACCACATGTCCACCATGGACGACCCCTTTTTGTGGGGTTTCAAGGGGTTCCCCAGCACTGATGCGAATTTGGCGAGGTGGGTTTTGGCCGCCGAGGACATCTGCTTCAAAAATTCAGTGTTTTCTTACTTCTTCAGACTTG GGAAGTGCATTCCAATTACGCGGGGTGGCGGCATTTATCAAGAACACATGAACGAAGCTCTTGAGAGATTGAGTGAAGGTTCATGG TTGCATACATTTCCTGAAGGAAAAGTATACCAGGAAGATGCACCTATAAGACGATTGAAGTGGGGGGCTGCTAGTCTCATTGCTCGTGCTCCTGTAACCCCTATAGTTTTGCCAATTGTTCATACTGGGTTTGAACag GTGATGCCTGAGAAGTTTTTTCGTGGTAAAAGGCCTCCGTTTCCGTTATGGAATAAGCGCATTAAGATAATAGTTGGCGAGCCAATGGAATTGGACCTTCCTGAAATGAGGCGGATGGCAACCTCTCTGTCTCGTAATACATCACATTCTACTCGAGGATGGCCAAGCACCTGCCCTGGTGGTTTGGACGAGGCAGCGCAAAAACATCTGTACAGTGCAATTTCCGAGAAAATCCAAAATGTCATGGAGCGCTTGCGGCTGTTTGCTAAAAGTTTTTCAAAGTCCAAAGATCAAAATCTTTGCAAGCATAAGTAA
- the LOC103442662 gene encoding 2-oxoglutarate-dependent dioxygenase DAO-like: protein MGAGDEDCKTIPAINLQNFPDEEEYRKLREASETWGCFRLVNHRIPVALMSEMKCVVKSMLELPLEMKKQNKDSLAFTGYIPPSKLNPLFEAFGIYDLASPQAVHGFCSQLDVTSHQREVIEKYAQATCELVVDIGKKLAESLGVANTDFHKGWPCQFRMNKYNFSPASMGSPGLQEHTDSGFLTILQEDEDVGGLEVMNKFGAFVPVHPCPGTLFINLGDFAQVWSNGRLHNVRHRVKCSAASIRVSIATFLSGPKEEAIEAPPELVDSDHPRLYVPFVYDDYRVSKFKLLEKLQADKALALLRIPS, encoded by the exons ATGGGAGCCGGTGATGAGGATTGCAAGACAATCCCAGCCATTAATCTGCAAAATTTTCCAGATGAAGAAGAGTACAGGAAACTGAGGGAAGCTTCAGAGACATGGGGATGCTTCAGGCTTGTGAACCACAGGATCCCAGTGGCTTTGATGTCAGAGATGAAGTGTGTGGTCAAATCTATGCTGGAGCTGCCCTTAGAGATGAAGAAGCAGAACAAAGATTCACTAGCTTTCACTGGCTACATACCTCCCAGCAAACTCAATCCTCTCTTTGAGGCTTTTGGTATTTACGACTTGGCCTCACCTCAGGCTGTTCATGGCTTTTGCTCTCAGTTGGATGTCACTTCCCACCAGAG AGAGGTGATAGAGAAGTATGCTCAAGCAACATGTGAGCTGGTTGTGGACATTGGGAAGAAGTTGGCAGAAAGTCTAGGGGTGGCCAACACTGATTTCCACAAGGGATGGCCTTGCCAATTCAGGATGAACAAGTACAACTTCTCTCCTGCATCAATGGGTTCCCCTGGTCTACAAGAACACACAGATTCTGGATTTCTAACAATTCTTCAAGAGGATGAAGATGTTGGTGGTCTGGAAGTAATGAACAAATTTGGTGCCTTTGTGCCTGTTCATCCTTGCCCTGGCACTCTCTTTATCAATCTTGGGGACTTCGCTCAG GTTTGGAGCAATGGGAGGTTGCACAATGTGAGGCATAGAGTAAAATGCTCGGCGGCTAGTATTCGAGTTTCGATCGCTACATTTCTCAGCGGACCAAAAGAGGAAGCGATAGAAGCTCCGCCGGAACTGGTAGATTCGGACCACCCTCGTCTCTACGTCCCTTTTGTTTATGACGATTATAGAGTTAGCAAGTTCAAACTGCTCGAAAAATTACAGGCTGATAAAGCCCTTGCACTCCTACGCATCCCTTCCTAA
- the LOC139191743 gene encoding uncharacterized protein: MVMQNQLVMSLLLNNMEKHVAEIFSYSESSQDSWKSVDMYGNQDNYARVFQLKKDIASIQQEGKTFLQHIGNLKTMWNELDVYLPHTTDPSILFKSAEEDKIYQLPRSLSSEYEDLRRHILMSMELPSFQNVCAIVQREEARRRVMNQKSSHKISYARGREEEEEEEHVGEEEEDERVETIISTFN; the protein is encoded by the exons ATGGTTATGCAAAACCAACTGGTCATGTCTCTGTTACTCAACAACATGGAGAAGCATGTAGCTGAGATCTTTAGCTACTCAGAATCCTCACAAGATTCATGGAAGTCTGTGGACATGTATGGGAACCAGGATAATTATGCTCGTGTTTTCCAGTTGAAGAAAGATATTGCAAGTATTCAACAAGAAGGAAAGACCTTCCTTCAACATATTGGCAACCTAAAAACAATGTGGAATGAGTTGGATGTATACCTTCCTCATACCACTGATCCATCTATTCTTTTCAAAAGTGCTGAGGAAGATAAAATATATCAGTTGCCAAGAAGCTTGAGCTCTGAGTATGAAGATCTCAGAAGGCACATCCTAATGAGCATGGAGCTGCCATCTTTTCAAAATGTTTGTGCTATTGTTCAACgtgaagaagcaagaagaagggttatgaaCCAAAAGTCAAGCCACAAAATATCTTATGCTCGAGG gcgtgaggaagaagaagaagaggaacatgtgggggaagaagaagaagatgaaagggTGGAAACCATCATATCAACTTTCAATTAA
- the LOC103442660 gene encoding kinesin-like protein KIN-14E, which translates to MTIDLNPSMSQSVRTFSSSNGNEDSTPLHGSAAAAFSNGDDYDSDSSSLAPQTPRTLSMDIPAELAGAIPLIDRFQVEGFLRLMQKQIQSAGKRGFFTKKSVGPQSREKFTFEDMLCYQKDPIPTSLLKINNDVVSRAMKLFQIILKYMGVDSSDRVTPASLDERIELVGKMFKQTLKRTELRDELFAQISKQTRNNPDKQYLIKAWELMYLCSSSMPPSKDIGGYLSEYVHNVAHGVDIDSEVRVLAVNTLNALKRSVKAGPRHTIPGREEIEALLTGRKLTTIVFFLDETFEEITYDMATTVADAVEELAGVIKLSAFSSFSLFECRKVVTGSKSPDPGNEEYIGLDDNKYIGDLLAEFKAAKDRSKGEILHCKLIFKKKLFRELDEAVTDPMFVQLSYVQLQHDYILGNYPVGRDDAAQLSALQILVDIGFQRNPESSTDWNSLLERFLPRQIAITRAKREWEFDILSRYHLMESLTKDDARQQFLRVLRQLPYGNSVFFSVRKIDDPIGLLPGRIILGINKRGVHFFRPVPKEYLHSAELRDIMQFGSSNTAVFFKMRVAGVLHIFQFETKQGEEICVALQTHINDVMLRRYTKARTAASGSTIGDLSNNVKPSDGEVYGKRVQDLSKAVEESQRNADQLLEELREKQKQEAKMQEELESLKQSLASEKQNLTEVRCDHDRLRSSCDEKDKALQAALLEKKSLEARLQNLGNQVAEKSNKTQQVGGNNHKLEDEINLRGEELLAKEKTIRRLSDEKISLEQRLSGLEKTKSVEIDSIEKKFEQERKVLKLQVFELEKKLEGVNQELAGLKSILATKNSEVAELQSSLKELEELREMKEDIDRKNEQTAAILRMQGAQLAEIEALYKEEQLLRKRYFNTIEDMKGKIRVFCRLRPLSEKEVTEKERDAVKSVDEFTIEHPWKDDKLKQHMYDRVFDGNATQEDVFEDTRYLVQSAIDGYNVCIFAYGQTGSGKTYTIYGSETNPGLTPRATAELFKILRRENNKFSFSLKAYMLELYQDTLVDLLLPKNAKRLKLEIKKDSKGMVTVENVTVLSISSHEELKSVIQRGSERRHVSGTQMNEESSRSHLIVSVVIESTNLQTQSVGRGKLSFVDLAGSERIKKSGSSGSQLKEAQSINKSLSALGDVISSLSSGGQHIPYRNHKLTMLMSDSLGGNAKTLMFVNVSPAESNVEESYNSLMYASRVRSIVNDPSKNVSSKEIMRLKKLVAYWKEQAGKRGDDEDLEEIQDERPVKDRGDGRHSM; encoded by the exons ATGACAATTGACCTGAACCCGTCAATGTCGCAAAGTGTGAGAACTTTTAGCTCTAGCAATGGAAATGAGGATTCAACTCCTTTACATGGCTCTGCTGCTGCAGCATTTTCGAATGGGGATGACTATGACAGTGATAGCTCCAGCTTGGCACCGCA AACACCAAGGACCTTATCCATGGACATCCCGGCAGAACTTGCTGGTGCCATACCCTTGATTGATAGATTTCAG GTAGAAGGATTTTTAAGGTTGATGCAGAAACAGATTCAGTCTGCTGGAAAACGCGGATTCTTTACGAAAAAATCCGTTGGTCCTCAATCCCGAGAGAAGTTCACTTTTGAGGATATGTTGTGCTACCAAAAG GATCCAATACCTACATCAttactgaaaataaataatgacgTGGTAAGCCGGGCAATGAAACTGTTccaaataattttgaagtacatGGGAGTTGATTCATCTGATCGAGTTACTCCAGCAAGCTTAGATGAACGTATAGAGCTTGTTGGAAAGATGTTTAAGCAAACATTGAAGCGAACAGAGCTTCGGGATGAACTTTTTGCTCaaatttcaaaacaaacaagaaaTAATCCCGATAA GCAATATTTGATCAAAGCATGGGAATTAATGTATCTGTGTTCGTCCTCTATGCCTCCGAGCAAGGACATTGGGGGGTATCTGTCCGAGTATGTCCACAATGTCGCACATGGTGTGGATATTGACTCTGAGGTTCGAGTCCTAGCAGTAAATACATTAAATGCTTTGAAGCGTTCTGTGAAGGCTGGTCCGAGGCATACAATACCAGGCCGCGAGGAGATTGAAGCACTTTTAACCGGTCGAAAGCTAACAACAATTGTGTTTTTCTTGGATGAAACCTTTGAAGAAATCACATATGATATGGCAACAACAGTGGCTGATGCTGTTGAG GAACTTGCAGGGGTAATTAAACTGTCAGCCTTTTCTAGCTTTAGTCTGTTTGAATGCCGTAAAGTTGTAACTGGTTCAAAATCACCTGATCCTGGAAATG AGGAGTATATTGGGTTAGATGACAACAAGTACATAGGGGATCTATTAGCAGAATTCAAGGCAGCAAAGGATCGAAGTAAAGGAGAGATATTGCATTGCAAGCTGATATTTAAGAAAAAGCTGTTTCGGGAGTTGGATGAAGCTGTCACAGATCCAATGTTTGTGCAGTTGTCCTACGTTCAG TTGCAACATGATTATATACTGGGAAATTATCCTGTTGGAAGAGATGATGCTGCGCAGCTTTCTGCATTGCAAATCTTGGTTGACATCGGATTTCAGCGCAATCCTGAATCAAGCAC TGACTGGAATTCGCTTTTGGAACGCTTCCTACCCAGACAAATCGCAATCACACGAGCAAAACGAGAGTGGGAGTTTGATATTCTTTCACGTTACCATTTAATG GAAAGTTTGACAAAAGATGATGCAAGACAACAATTTTTGAGAGTACTGAGACAACTTCCTTACGGGAATTCAGTCTTCTTCAGTGTTCGCAAGATTGATGATCCCATTGGACTTCTTCCAGGGAGAATTATTTTGGGCATCAACAAAAGAGGG GTTCATTTTTTCCGTCCAGTTCCAAAGGAATATCTACATTCAGCTGAGCTAAGAGACATAATGCAATTTGGTAGTAGCAATACTGCTGTTTTCTTTAAGATGAGAGTTGCAGGTGTTCTTCACATATTCCAATTTGAAACTAAGCAG GGTGAAGAAATTTGTGTTGCTCTTCAAACACACATAAATGACGTCATGTTGCGGCGGTACACTAAAGCTCGGACTGCTGCTAGTGGTTCAACAATTGGAGATCTTTCTAACAATGTTAAGCCCTCTGATGGTGAAGTGTATGGAAAACGTGTACAGGATTTGTCAAAAGCTGTTGAAGAGTCTCAGAGGAATGCTGATCAA TTGCTGGAAGAATTGCGTGAAAAGCAAAAACAAGAAGCAAAAATGCAAGAAGAATTAGAAAGTTTGAAACAATCCTTGGCATCTGAGAAGCAAAACCTGACAGAAGTTAGATGTGATCATGATAGGCTTAGGTCATCGTGTGACGAAAAGGATAAGGCGCTTCAG GCTGCACTGCTAGAGAAAAAAAGCTTGGAAGCAAGGCTGCAGAACTTGGGTAATCAAGTGGCAGAGAAAAGTAACAAAACACAGCAAGTTGGTGGAAATAACCAC AAGCTCGAAGACGAGATAAATCTTCGTGGTGAGGAGTTgttagcaaaagaaaaaactatAAGGAGACTATCTGATGAAAAAATATCATTGGAGCAAAGATTATCTGGGCTCGAAAAGACTAAATCTGTTGAG ATTGATTCTATTGAGAAAAAATTTGAGCAAGAGCGCAAAGTGTTAAAGCTTCAAGTGTTCGAACTTGAAAAGAAGCTTGAAGGAGTCAACCAAGAATTAGCAGGTCTTAAGTCAATTCTTGCCACCAAAAACTCTGAGGTTGCTGAATTACAAAGTAGCTTAAAGGAATTGGAGGAACTGAGAGAAATGAAAGAG GACATTGATAGAAAGAACGAGCAAACTGCTGCCATCTTGAGGATGCAAGGAGCTCAACTAGCTGAGATAGAAGCGCTTTACAAAGAAGAACAACTTTTGAGGAAGCGATATTTTAATACTATAGAAG ATATGAAAGGCAAGATTAGAGTCTTCTGTCGGTTAAGACCTTTGAGTGAAAAAGAAGTTACAGAAAAGGAAAGAGATGCAGTTAAAAGTGTAGATGAGTTCACAATTGAACATCCATGGAAGGATGACAAATTGAAACAACATATGTATGATCGTGTATTTGATGGTAATGCCACCCAAGAGGATGTATTTGAGGATACAAGG TATTTGGTACAATCTGCAATTGATGGGTATAATGTGTGCATATTTGCGTATGGGCAAACCGGTTCTGGAAAGACATATACCATATACGGTTCAGAAACTAATCCTGGACTTACTCCACGAGCTACTGCAGAGCTGTTTAAAATATTGAGGCGAGAGAACAACAAATTCTCATTTTCGCTAAAG GCATACATGTTGGAGTTGTATCAAGATACACTTGTAGACCTTCTCTTACCGAAAAATGCCAAGCGTTTGAAATTGGAGATCAAGAAAGATTCAAAG GGTATGGTCACGGTTGAGAATGTAACAGTTCTCTCAATTTCATCACACGAGGAACTGAAAAGTGTCATTCAAAGAGGTTCTGAACGAAGGCATGTTTCTGGAACTCAGATGAACGAAGAAAGTTCAAGATCACACCTCATAGTTTCTGTTGTCATTGAAAGTACCAACCTTCAAACTCAATCTGTTGGAAGAGGAAAG CTAAGTTTTGTGGATCTTGCTGGTTCGGAAAGAATAAAGAAGTCAGGCTCTTCAGGCAGTCAACTTAAAGAAGCTCAAAGCATCAACAAGTCACTTTCAGCACTTGGGGATGTTATTAGTTCTTTATCTTCTGGTGGCCAACACATACCGTACAGGAACCATAAGTTAACGATGCTAATGAGTGACTCACTTGGTGGTAACGCCAAGACGCTTATGTTCGTAAATGTTTCTCCTGCTGAATCAAATGTGGAGGAGTCGTACAATTCTCTAAT GTATGCATCAAGAGTACGATCAATCGTGAATGATCCAAGCAAAAACGTTTCTTCAAAAGAGATCATGCGGCTGAAGAAGTTGGTTGCATATTGGAAAGAACAAGCAGGCAAGAGAGGAGACGAcgaagatttggaagaaattCAGGACGAGCGACCGGTGAAAGATAGAGGTGATGGCCGCCATTCCATGTAA